Proteins from a genomic interval of Mycobacterium conspicuum:
- a CDS encoding phosphoglyceromutase → MGDTATLVLLRHGESEWNALNLFTGWVDVGLTDKGRAEAVRAGELIAEHNLAPDVLYTSLLRRAITTAHLALDTADRLWLPVRRTWRLNERHYGALQGLDKAQTKAQYGEEQFMAWRRSYDTPPPPIEKGSKFSQDADPRYTDIGGGPLTECLADVVARFLPYFTDVIVPDLRFGKTVLIVAHGNSLRALVKHLDQVSDDEIAGLNIPTGIPLRYDLDAEMRPVVPGGTYLDPEAAAAGAAAVANQGRG, encoded by the coding sequence ATGGGAGACACTGCCACCCTGGTGTTGCTGCGCCACGGCGAGAGCGAATGGAATGCCCTCAACCTGTTCACCGGCTGGGTCGACGTCGGGCTCACCGACAAGGGCCGCGCCGAGGCGGTGCGCGCCGGCGAGCTGATCGCCGAGCACAACCTGGCGCCCGATGTGCTCTACACGTCGCTGCTGCGGCGCGCGATCACCACCGCGCACCTGGCCCTGGACACCGCCGACCGGCTGTGGCTGCCGGTGCGGCGCACCTGGCGGCTCAACGAGCGCCACTACGGCGCGCTGCAGGGGCTGGACAAGGCCCAGACGAAGGCGCAGTACGGCGAAGAGCAGTTCATGGCGTGGCGGCGCAGCTATGACACGCCGCCGCCACCGATCGAGAAGGGCAGCAAGTTCAGCCAGGACGCCGATCCGCGCTACACCGACATCGGCGGCGGCCCGCTGACCGAATGCCTGGCCGACGTGGTGGCCCGGTTCCTGCCGTACTTCACCGACGTGATCGTGCCGGACCTGCGGTTCGGCAAGACGGTGCTGATCGTGGCGCACGGCAACTCGTTGCGCGCGCTGGTCAAGCACCTGGACCAGGTGTCCGACGACGAAATCGCCGGACTGAACATCCCGACCGGCATTCCGCTGCGCTACGACCTGGACGCCGAGATGCGCCCGGTGGTGCCCGGCGGCACCTACCTCGACCCGGAGGCGGCCGCCGCGGGTGCGGCGGCGGTGGCCAATCAGGGACGCGGGTAG
- a CDS encoding ROK family transcriptional regulator, producing MRSTALSHHSSLHAVGQKAPLRSHRQIMPPSLQLSDSAAASVFRAVRLRGPVGRDVIAGVTSLSIATVNRQVIALLDAGLLRERADLAVSGAIGRPRVPVEVNHEPFVTLGIHIGARTTSIVATDLFGRTLDTVETPTPLSPAGPALASLADSAARYLRRWHRRRPLWVGVAIGGAVDSASGHVDHARLGWRQAPVGPVLADALGLPVSVASHVDAMAGAELLLGMRRFAPSSPTSLYVYARETVGYALVIGGRVHCPTSGPGTIAPLPVHSELLGGTGQLESTVSDEAVLAAARRLRLLPSASATRDLLRVARAGNGQAKELLAERARVLGEAVALLRDLLNPDELVVGGQAFTEYPEGMAAVEEAFTARSVLAPRDIRVTVFGNRVQEAGAGIVSLGGLYADPLSAMRRAGALVARLPDDAPGSSA from the coding sequence ATGCGCAGCACTGCTCTTTCACACCATTCCTCCCTCCACGCAGTCGGCCAGAAGGCCCCGCTGCGCTCCCACCGCCAGATCATGCCGCCGTCGCTGCAGCTGTCGGACTCCGCTGCGGCCTCGGTCTTCCGCGCCGTGCGGTTGCGCGGCCCGGTCGGCCGGGACGTCATCGCCGGGGTCACCTCGCTCAGCATCGCGACGGTGAATCGCCAGGTCATCGCGCTGCTCGACGCCGGTCTGCTGCGGGAGCGCGCCGACCTCGCGGTCTCCGGGGCGATCGGGCGCCCACGGGTGCCCGTCGAGGTCAACCACGAACCCTTCGTGACGCTGGGCATCCACATCGGCGCGCGAACCACCAGCATCGTGGCCACCGACCTGTTCGGCCGCACGCTCGACACGGTCGAGACGCCGACGCCGCTCAGCCCGGCCGGGCCGGCGCTGGCGTCGCTGGCCGACAGCGCGGCGCGCTACCTGCGCCGCTGGCATCGGCGGCGCCCACTGTGGGTCGGCGTGGCCATCGGCGGCGCCGTCGACAGCGCCAGCGGGCATGTCGACCACGCCCGGCTGGGCTGGCGGCAGGCGCCCGTCGGGCCCGTGCTGGCCGACGCGCTGGGCCTGCCGGTGTCGGTGGCCTCGCACGTCGATGCCATGGCCGGGGCCGAGCTGCTGCTGGGCATGCGGCGATTCGCCCCGAGCTCACCGACCAGCCTGTACGTCTATGCCCGCGAGACCGTGGGCTACGCCCTGGTCATCGGCGGTCGGGTGCATTGCCCGACCAGCGGCCCGGGCACGATCGCGCCGCTGCCGGTGCACTCGGAGCTGCTCGGCGGCACCGGCCAGCTGGAGTCCACCGTCAGCGACGAGGCGGTGCTGGCCGCCGCCCGGCGCCTGCGGCTCCTGCCCAGCGCCTCCGCGACCCGCGACCTCCTCCGGGTGGCCCGGGCCGGCAACGGGCAGGCCAAGGAGCTGCTGGCGGAGCGGGCCCGGGTGCTCGGCGAGGCGGTCGCGCTGCTACGCGACCTGCTCAATCCCGACGAGCTGGTGGTCGGCGGGCAGGCCTTCACCGAATATCCGGAGGGCATGGCGGCGGTGGAAGAGGCGTTCACCGCACGCTCGGTGCTGGCGCCGCGCGACATCCGCGTCACCGTCTTCGGCAACCGGGTGCAGGAGGCCGGCGCGGGCATCGTCTCGCTCGGCGGGCTCTACGCCGATCCGCTGAGCGCGATGCGCCGAGCCGGGGCACTGGTGGCGCGGCTGCCCGACGACGCCCCGGGGTCTTCTGCCTGA
- the mshA gene encoding D-inositol-3-phosphate glycosyltransferase yields the protein MPSNRSPVVTPPRRVAVLAVHTSPLAQPGIGDAGGMNVYVLQSALHLARRGIEVEIFTRATASADPPCVQVAPGVLVRNVVAGPFEGLDKYDLPTQLCGFAAGVLRAEAAHEPGYYDIVHSHYWLSGQVGWLARDRWAVPLVHTAHTLAAVKNAALADGDTPEPPLRTVGEQQVVDEADRLIVNTDDEARQLISLHHADPARIDVVHPGVDLDVFRPGDRRAARAALGLPADDPLVAFVGRIQPLKAPDVVLRAAARLPGVRVVVAGGPSGSGLSSRAAGPDGLARLADELGIGDRVTFLPPQSRADLATLFQAADLVAVPSYSESFGLVAVEAEACGTPVVAAAVGGLPVVVRDGITGALVAGHEPGQWADALDRVLRLDAPRSQAMSRAAVAHAATFSWEHTTDALLASYRRAIREFTAERQRRVRDRASMRTPRRWAPRRGVDA from the coding sequence TTGCCTTCCAACCGGAGCCCGGTAGTGACACCCCCTCGCCGGGTCGCGGTGCTGGCGGTACACACCTCCCCGCTGGCCCAGCCGGGCATCGGCGACGCCGGCGGCATGAACGTCTACGTGCTGCAGAGCGCGCTGCACCTGGCCCGTCGGGGCATCGAAGTGGAGATCTTCACCCGGGCGACCGCCTCGGCCGACCCGCCGTGTGTGCAGGTGGCGCCCGGTGTCCTGGTGCGCAACGTGGTGGCCGGGCCGTTCGAGGGTCTGGACAAATACGATCTGCCCACCCAGCTGTGCGGGTTCGCGGCCGGGGTGCTGCGCGCCGAAGCGGCCCACGAACCCGGCTACTACGACATCGTGCACTCGCACTACTGGCTGTCCGGTCAGGTCGGCTGGCTGGCCCGCGACCGGTGGGCGGTGCCGTTGGTGCACACCGCGCACACGCTCGCCGCGGTCAAGAACGCCGCGCTGGCCGACGGTGACACTCCCGAGCCGCCGCTGCGCACGGTCGGTGAGCAGCAGGTCGTCGACGAGGCGGATCGGCTGATCGTCAACACCGATGATGAAGCGCGACAACTGATTTCGCTGCACCACGCCGATCCCGCGCGAATCGACGTGGTGCATCCCGGTGTCGACCTGGACGTGTTCCGCCCGGGGGATCGGCGCGCCGCCCGGGCCGCGCTGGGGTTGCCGGCCGACGACCCGCTGGTTGCGTTCGTCGGACGTATCCAGCCGCTGAAGGCGCCCGACGTCGTGCTGCGCGCGGCCGCCAGGCTGCCGGGCGTGCGCGTCGTGGTGGCCGGTGGCCCGTCGGGCAGCGGTCTGTCGTCTCGGGCCGCTGGGCCGGACGGCCTGGCGCGGCTGGCCGACGAACTCGGCATCGGCGATCGGGTGACCTTTTTGCCGCCGCAGTCCCGCGCGGATCTGGCCACCCTGTTCCAGGCGGCCGACCTGGTCGCGGTGCCGAGCTACTCGGAGTCGTTCGGGCTGGTCGCGGTCGAGGCGGAGGCCTGCGGCACGCCGGTGGTGGCGGCCGCGGTCGGCGGACTGCCGGTCGTGGTGCGTGACGGCATCACCGGCGCCCTGGTGGCCGGGCATGAGCCCGGTCAGTGGGCCGACGCGCTCGACCGGGTGCTGCGCCTCGATGCCCCGCGGTCGCAGGCGATGAGCCGCGCCGCCGTCGCACACGCGGCCACCTTCTCGTGGGAACACACCACCGACGCGCTGCTGGCCAGTTATCGGCGCGCGATCCGCGAGTTCACCGCCGAGCGGCAGCGCCGGGTCCGTGACCGGGCGTCCATGCGCACGCCGCGCCGGTGGGCGCCGCGCCGCGGTGTCGACGCATGA
- a CDS encoding type III secretion system chaperone family protein: MSPSVQAVIEDALKASQLTYSEHAGAHGGPSGLIVELPGERKLKTNTILSIGEHSVRVEAFVCRKPDENHEGVYRFLLKRNRRLYGVAYTLDNVGDIYLVGRMSLASVDAEEIDRVLGQVLEAVDADFNTLLELGFRSSIQKEWEWRVSRGESLKNLEAFAHLIDDEDDD, encoded by the coding sequence ATGAGCCCATCCGTGCAGGCCGTCATCGAGGACGCGCTGAAGGCCAGCCAGCTGACCTATTCGGAGCACGCGGGCGCGCACGGCGGCCCGTCCGGGCTGATCGTCGAGCTGCCCGGCGAGCGCAAGCTCAAGACCAACACGATCCTGAGCATCGGCGAGCATTCCGTGCGCGTCGAAGCGTTCGTGTGCCGCAAACCCGACGAGAACCACGAGGGTGTCTACCGCTTCCTGCTCAAGCGCAACCGGCGGCTCTACGGGGTGGCCTACACGCTGGACAACGTCGGCGACATCTACCTGGTGGGCCGCATGTCGCTGGCGTCGGTCGACGCCGAGGAGATCGACCGGGTGCTCGGGCAGGTGCTCGAAGCGGTGGACGCGGACTTTAATACGTTGCTGGAGTTGGGTTTTCGGTCCTCGATTCAAAAAGAGTGGGAGTGGCGGGTGTCTCGCGGCGAGTCGCTGAAGAACCTGGAGGCGTTCGCGCACCTGATCGACGACGAGGACGACGACTAG